A region of Longimicrobiaceae bacterium DNA encodes the following proteins:
- a CDS encoding MFS transporter translates to MSRSDTITAPPLPPRSAPGERARSGPERTMGRSPLVIVFLTVFLDLVGFGIVIPLLPLYAERFGAGPVAVTWLVAVFSLMQLLFAPWWGALSDRVGRRPVLLVGLFGSAASYLLFGLAGGLATLFLGRALAGIMGANVGVAQAYIADVTAPEDRARGMGLIGAAFGLGFIFGPAIGGLLSHFGHAVPFLGAAALAAVNGAVALVLLPESLPAHRRSARPADAGVR, encoded by the coding sequence TTGAGCAGAAGCGACACCATCACCGCACCTCCGCTCCCCCCGCGCTCCGCGCCGGGGGAGCGGGCGCGGAGCGGACCGGAGCGCACCATGGGGCGGTCTCCGCTCGTCATCGTGTTCCTCACCGTCTTCCTGGACCTGGTCGGGTTCGGGATCGTCATCCCGCTCCTCCCGCTGTACGCGGAGCGGTTCGGCGCCGGCCCCGTCGCCGTCACCTGGCTGGTGGCGGTCTTCTCGCTGATGCAGCTCCTGTTCGCCCCCTGGTGGGGCGCCCTCTCCGACCGCGTGGGGCGCCGCCCCGTGCTCCTGGTGGGGCTCTTCGGCTCGGCCGCCTCGTACCTCCTCTTCGGGCTGGCGGGCGGGCTCGCCACCCTCTTCCTGGGGCGCGCCCTGGCGGGGATCATGGGCGCCAACGTGGGGGTGGCGCAGGCGTACATCGCCGACGTCACGGCGCCCGAGGACCGGGCGCGGGGGATGGGGCTGATCGGCGCCGCCTTCGGGCTGGGGTTCATCTTCGGCCCGGCGATCGGGGGGCTCCTCTCCCACTTCGGGCACGCGGTGCCGTTCCTGGGCGCGGCGGCGCTGGCCGCCGTGAACGGGGCGGTGGCGCTGGTGCTCCTCCCGGAGTCGCTCCCGGCGCACCGGCGCTCGGCGAGGCCCGCGGACGCGGGCGTCCGG
- a CDS encoding tetratricopeptide repeat protein, whose protein sequence is MDSTRIESLRKLAQERPDDPRPRFGLALEYERAGRWEEMIEELRAYLTRTDDEGNAYGRLGHALRELGRDDEAREAYRQGIAAATRHSHPTMAMEFEEVLDDMG, encoded by the coding sequence GTGGACAGCACCCGGATCGAATCGCTGAGGAAGCTGGCGCAGGAGCGCCCGGACGATCCCCGTCCGCGCTTCGGGCTGGCGCTGGAGTACGAGCGTGCGGGGCGGTGGGAGGAGATGATCGAGGAGCTGCGCGCCTACCTCACCCGCACCGACGACGAGGGGAACGCGTACGGGCGCCTGGGCCACGCGCTCCGCGAGCTGGGGCGCGACGACGAGGCGCGCGAGGCGTACCGGCAGGGGATCGCCGCCGCCACCCGCCACAGCCACCCCACCATGGCGATGGAGTTCGAGGAGGTGCTCGACGACATGGGCTGA